In the genome of Leeuwenhoekiella sp. MAR_2009_132, one region contains:
- the atpD gene encoding F0F1 ATP synthase subunit beta, with translation MSNVTGKVSQIIGPVVDVEFASIADLPKIYDSLEITRADGSLLVLEVQSHVGENTVRTIAMDSADGLSRGTDVVATGAPIQMPIGDDIYGRLFNVIGDAIDGIGNLPKSGNAGLPIHREAPKFEDLSTSTEVLFTGIKVIDLIEPYAKGGKIGLFGGAGVGKTVLIQELINNIAKGHGGLSVFAGVGERTREGNDLLREMLESGIIKYGDAFMHSMEEGGWDLSKVDKEAMKGSKATFVFGQMNEPPGARARVALSGLTIAEYFRDGAGEGQGKDVLFFVDNIFRFTQAGSEVSALLGRMPSAVGYQPTLATEMGAMQERITSTKRGSITSVQAVYVPADDLTDPAPATTFAHLDATTVLSRKIAELGIYPAVDPLDSTSRILSAAILGDEHYNCAQNVKELLQRYKELQDIIAILGMEELSEEDKLAVGRARRVQRFLSQPFHVAEQFTGIPGVLVDIKETIKGFNMIMDGELDHLPEAAFNLKGTIEEAIEAGEKMLSEA, from the coding sequence ATGTCAAACGTTACAGGTAAAGTTTCCCAAATTATCGGCCCTGTTGTAGATGTGGAATTTGCAAGCATTGCAGATCTTCCAAAAATTTATGATTCATTAGAAATCACTAGAGCAGACGGAAGTCTTCTGGTACTTGAGGTGCAATCACACGTAGGTGAGAACACAGTTAGAACTATCGCTATGGATTCTGCAGATGGTTTGAGCAGAGGTACAGATGTAGTTGCTACAGGAGCTCCTATTCAAATGCCTATAGGTGATGATATATATGGGAGATTATTTAATGTGATAGGTGATGCTATAGACGGTATAGGAAATCTTCCTAAATCTGGAAATGCAGGACTTCCTATTCACCGTGAAGCACCAAAATTTGAAGATTTATCAACTTCTACAGAAGTTTTATTTACAGGTATTAAAGTAATTGACTTAATTGAACCTTACGCAAAAGGTGGTAAAATTGGTCTTTTTGGAGGTGCTGGTGTAGGTAAAACAGTATTGATTCAAGAGTTGATTAACAATATTGCAAAAGGTCACGGTGGTCTTTCTGTATTTGCCGGAGTAGGTGAGCGTACTCGTGAGGGTAACGATTTACTACGTGAGATGTTAGAGTCTGGTATTATTAAATACGGTGATGCTTTTATGCACTCTATGGAAGAAGGCGGTTGGGATCTAAGTAAAGTAGATAAAGAAGCTATGAAAGGCTCTAAAGCTACTTTCGTATTTGGTCAGATGAATGAGCCTCCAGGGGCGCGTGCACGTGTGGCACTTTCAGGATTAACCATTGCAGAATATTTCCGTGATGGAGCAGGAGAAGGTCAGGGTAAAGACGTTCTTTTCTTCGTAGATAACATTTTCCGTTTTACTCAAGCAGGTTCAGAAGTATCTGCACTTTTAGGACGTATGCCATCAGCGGTAGGTTACCAGCCTACACTTGCAACAGAGATGGGTGCGATGCAAGAGCGTATTACTTCTACAAAAAGAGGTTCTATTACATCTGTACAGGCAGTATATGTACCTGCAGATGACCTTACAGACCCTGCACCGGCGACAACCTTTGCTCACTTAGATGCTACAACAGTACTTTCTCGTAAGATTGCAGAATTAGGTATTTATCCTGCAGTTGATCCATTAGATTCAACTTCTCGTATTTTATCTGCAGCTATCTTAGGTGATGAGCATTACAACTGTGCTCAGAATGTAAAAGAGTTATTACAGCGTTATAAAGAACTTCAGGATATTATTGCCATCTTAGGTATGGAAGAACTTTCTGAAGAAGATAAATTAGCTGTTGGTCGTGCACGTCGCGTACAACGTTTCTTATCTCAACCGTTCCACGTTGCAGAGCAGTTTACAGGTATCCCAGGAGTTTTAGTTGATATTAAAGAAACTATTAAAGGATTTAATATGATTATGGATGGTGAATTAGACCACCTTCCGGAAGCAGCTTTTAACCTTAAAGGTACTATTGAAGAGGCTATTGAAGCTGGAGAGAAAATGCTTTCTGAAGCATAA